From a single Pseudomonas cremoricolorata genomic region:
- a CDS encoding DUF4142 domain-containing protein, with protein sequence MNSKLKAGICGVLFAFASHAAFAAEPADFVDEASAKGIAEIEAGKLALQKSQSADVKSFAQMMIDDHTKANQTLRGIAQQKGLKVATDAELLDKAKKLILDIREESFDRSYANNQVNAHEKTIELFNEEVKDGKDAELKAFASETLPKLEKHLEEARKLAAAHGGDAKQ encoded by the coding sequence ATGAACAGCAAATTGAAAGCCGGTATCTGCGGTGTACTGTTCGCCTTCGCAAGCCATGCAGCCTTCGCCGCCGAGCCTGCCGACTTTGTCGATGAGGCCTCTGCCAAGGGCATTGCAGAGATTGAAGCCGGCAAGCTGGCGCTGCAGAAAAGCCAGTCGGCCGACGTCAAGAGCTTCGCCCAGATGATGATCGACGACCACACCAAAGCCAACCAGACCCTGCGAGGCATCGCCCAGCAGAAAGGCCTGAAAGTAGCCACCGATGCCGAGCTGCTGGACAAGGCCAAAAAGCTGATCCTCGACATCCGTGAAGAATCGTTCGACCGCTCGTATGCCAACAATCAGGTCAACGCCCACGAGAAAACCATCGAGCTGTTCAACGAAGAGGTCAAGGATGGCAAGGATGCCGAGCTGAAAGCCTTTGCCAGCGAAACCCTGCCCAAGCTGGAAAAACACCTGGAAGAAGCGCGTAAATTGGCTGCCGCCCATGGTGGTGATGCCAAGCAGTGA
- a CDS encoding alcohol dehydrogenase catalytic domain-containing protein → MRALTYHGATDVRVDTVPDPILEAPDDIILRVTATAICGSDLHLYHGKIPQTESGDIFGHEFMGVVEEVGSEVSAVSGVYAGFIHGFLFGDAFDKGLTFKMGQTHVQRFLPERLEHIEAGRLQPELIITHRLALEEAPLGYQLFDKKQDDCRKVILVTGAAAGTLGADHEYA, encoded by the coding sequence ATGCGAGCACTGACCTACCACGGCGCCACCGATGTCAGGGTCGATACCGTCCCCGATCCGATCCTCGAAGCACCTGACGACATCATTCTGCGGGTCACCGCCACGGCGATCTGCGGTTCGGACCTGCACCTTTACCACGGCAAGATTCCCCAGACCGAAAGCGGCGACATTTTCGGCCACGAGTTCATGGGTGTGGTCGAGGAAGTGGGCAGCGAGGTCAGCGCTGTGTCGGGGGTCTATGCCGGGTTCATCCATGGCTTTCTGTTCGGGGATGCCTTCGACAAGGGACTGACGTTCAAGATGGGCCAGACCCACGTCCAGCGTTTCCTGCCTGAGCGGCTCGAACATATCGAGGCCGGGCGCCTGCAACCGGAGCTGATCATCACCCACCGCCTGGCCCTGGAAGAAGCACCGCTGGGCTATCAGCTGTTCGACAAGAAACAAGACGACTGCCGCAAGGTGATCCTGGTAACAGGGGCCGCTGCGGGCACATTGGGAGCCGACCATGAATACGCCTGA
- a CDS encoding PAS domain-containing sensor histidine kinase, whose protein sequence is MAGAEQLPSAEALFERAPCGLVVTLEDGTILRSNHTFAEWIGFQAQQLLGQRFQNLLTMGGRIFHQTHWAPLMRMQGSVAEVKLDLLHRDGRLVTLLLNGIRREHEHGVCYELALFGLVERDRYERELLAARKRAEQLLAERSSAELALQQAKTELAVAYRQAQRRASFAEQMVAIASHDLKNPLTAIKMASGLLGRGERGAREQQLVDNIQVSCERAQRMIADLLDLASVRIGHGISIRRRPVVLHDLIAEGVAEWRVAFAQAQVRYLGRNRGTVIIDPDRLYQALGNLVANSATYGDLSYPITLTSDVSAAFTTFTVHNHGPVIPAPQIARLFEPMTRASERSAGVRSVGLGLFIVKEIVNAHGGEIAVHSCEAAGTTFTLRLPALPSTAPSEALAP, encoded by the coding sequence ATGGCCGGCGCTGAGCAGCTGCCCAGCGCCGAAGCGCTGTTCGAACGGGCGCCGTGCGGCCTGGTCGTGACGCTGGAAGACGGCACCATCCTGCGCAGCAACCATACGTTCGCCGAATGGATCGGTTTCCAGGCGCAGCAGTTGCTCGGTCAGCGCTTCCAGAACCTGCTGACCATGGGTGGGCGGATCTTTCACCAGACCCACTGGGCGCCGCTGATGCGCATGCAAGGCTCGGTCGCCGAGGTCAAGCTCGACCTGCTGCACCGCGATGGCCGCCTGGTGACCCTGCTGCTCAACGGCATTCGCCGCGAGCATGAACATGGGGTGTGTTACGAGTTGGCCTTGTTCGGGCTGGTCGAGCGGGACCGCTATGAGCGCGAACTGCTCGCCGCACGCAAGCGTGCAGAGCAGTTGTTGGCAGAACGCAGCAGCGCCGAACTTGCCCTGCAACAGGCCAAGACCGAGCTTGCCGTCGCCTATCGTCAGGCTCAGCGCAGGGCTTCGTTCGCCGAGCAGATGGTGGCCATCGCCAGTCACGACCTGAAGAACCCACTCACGGCCATCAAGATGGCCAGCGGCCTGCTCGGGCGGGGCGAACGCGGCGCCCGCGAGCAGCAACTGGTGGACAACATCCAGGTGTCGTGCGAACGCGCGCAGCGCATGATCGCCGACCTGCTCGACCTCGCATCGGTGCGCATCGGCCATGGCATCAGTATCCGGCGTCGCCCAGTGGTATTGCACGATCTGATCGCCGAAGGCGTAGCCGAATGGCGGGTGGCCTTCGCCCAGGCACAGGTGCGTTATCTGGGGCGCAACCGCGGCACCGTCATCATCGATCCGGATCGTCTGTATCAGGCGCTGGGCAACCTGGTGGCAAATAGCGCTACCTATGGTGACCTCAGCTACCCCATTACCCTCACCAGCGACGTGAGCGCGGCGTTTACCACCTTTACCGTGCACAACCACGGCCCGGTCATTCCGGCGCCGCAGATTGCTCGCCTGTTCGAACCCATGACCCGTGCCAGCGAGCGCAGCGCTGGCGTGCGCTCGGTCGGCCTGGGGCTGTTCATCGTCAAGGAAATCGTCAACGCCCATGGCGGCGAGATCGCCGTACATTCCTGCGAGGCAGCCGGCACCACCTTCACCCTGCGCCTGCCCGCGCTCCCGTCGACCGCCCCCAGCGAGGCTCTGGCACCATGA
- a CDS encoding alpha/beta fold hydrolase, whose amino-acid sequence MDLQRRNNVQVRGNGPCTLFFSHGFGCDQSMWRFVLPHFEQRWRTVSYDLVGAGASDLSAYERSKYDTLSGYADDLNQLIDHYAQGPVVLIGHSVSAMIGVLADRQRSGGIAAQVMIGPSPCYIDDNDGYVGGFKEADIQSLLDTLDSNYLGWSSTMAPVIMGAPGEPELSEELTNSFCRTDPDIARQFARVTFLSDNRNDVQGLQTPTLIVQSSDDLIAPLAVGQYLHQHMPNSQLALVPNIGHCPHMSAPSACTEAIDAFLHEQLGQHGRR is encoded by the coding sequence ATGGATTTACAACGGCGTAACAACGTGCAAGTGCGCGGCAACGGGCCGTGCACCTTGTTTTTTTCCCATGGTTTTGGCTGCGATCAGTCGATGTGGCGTTTTGTGCTGCCGCACTTCGAACAGCGCTGGCGCACGGTCAGCTATGACCTGGTCGGTGCAGGCGCCTCTGACCTGAGCGCTTACGAGCGCAGCAAGTACGACACGCTGTCGGGCTATGCCGACGACCTCAACCAGTTGATCGATCACTATGCGCAAGGCCCGGTGGTGCTGATCGGGCATTCGGTGAGCGCGATGATCGGCGTGCTCGCCGATCGCCAGCGCAGTGGCGGCATCGCGGCACAGGTGATGATAGGCCCGTCGCCCTGCTACATCGACGACAACGACGGCTACGTAGGCGGCTTCAAGGAAGCCGACATCCAGTCATTGCTCGATACCCTCGACAGCAACTATCTGGGCTGGTCGAGCACCATGGCCCCGGTGATCATGGGCGCCCCAGGCGAGCCGGAGCTGAGCGAAGAGCTGACCAACAGTTTCTGTCGCACCGATCCTGACATCGCCCGGCAGTTCGCCCGCGTCACCTTCCTCTCCGACAACCGCAATGATGTGCAGGGGTTGCAAACCCCGACGCTGATCGTGCAATCGAGCGACGATCTGATCGCACCCCTGGCTGTTGGCCAGTACCTGCACCAGCACATGCCCAACAGCCAGCTGGCCCTGGTTCCCAACATCGGCCACTGTCCGCACATGAGCGCGCCCAGTGCCTGCACCGAAGCCATTGACGCGTTCCTGCACGAGCAATTGGGCCAGCATGGCCGGCGCTGA
- a CDS encoding response regulator translates to MTESTVMARAPHILLVEDERMIRDLIVFALEDLGATVKAVETADEGLAALEQAPWSLLLTDVQTPGELDGLQLAWRAQARSPDMGLVVMSGYHGGLNAPLPDGALFLPKPWSMDQFYQVIESQLARRSAYRPAA, encoded by the coding sequence ATGACTGAATCGACTGTTATGGCCCGAGCACCGCATATCCTGCTGGTCGAAGACGAACGGATGATCCGTGACCTGATCGTTTTCGCCCTGGAGGATCTGGGCGCGACCGTCAAGGCAGTGGAAACCGCCGACGAAGGGCTGGCTGCGCTGGAGCAGGCGCCTTGGTCGCTGTTGCTGACCGATGTGCAGACCCCAGGCGAGCTCGATGGTCTTCAACTGGCCTGGCGCGCCCAGGCGCGCTCGCCCGACATGGGCCTGGTGGTGATGAGCGGATACCATGGCGGGCTCAATGCGCCTCTGCCTGACGGTGCGCTGTTCCTGCCAAAGCCTTGGTCGATGGATCAGTTTTATCAGGTCATCGAATCGCAATTGGCACGTCGCTCGGCGTACCGTCCGGCGGCTTGA
- a CDS encoding type 1 glutamine amidotransferase domain-containing protein codes for MSSTLTGKRVLIITSDTGIERDELLSPLKALADHGASVTHASIKGAEVQTFLQDTEKDRIVTANAKLSEVKADDYQALVIPGGTVNADNLRQDADALRLIKAFADAGKVVAAICHGPWALIDAGVIEGKTLTSYPSVKTDLVNGKGQWVDAEVKQCNANGWHLITSRTPDDLPAFNQAIAQALA; via the coding sequence ATGAGCTCAACACTGACCGGCAAACGCGTTCTGATCATCACCTCCGATACCGGTATCGAGCGCGACGAGTTGCTGTCCCCACTCAAGGCCCTGGCCGATCACGGCGCCAGCGTCACCCACGCCTCGATCAAGGGCGCCGAGGTGCAGACCTTCCTGCAAGACACCGAGAAAGATCGTATCGTCACGGCCAACGCCAAGCTGTCCGAGGTCAAGGCCGATGACTATCAGGCGCTGGTGATCCCAGGCGGTACGGTCAATGCCGACAACCTGCGTCAGGACGCCGACGCCCTGCGTCTGATAAAAGCCTTCGCCGATGCTGGCAAGGTAGTCGCCGCCATCTGTCACGGGCCGTGGGCGCTGATCGACGCAGGCGTCATCGAGGGCAAGACCCTCACTTCGTACCCCAGCGTCAAGACCGACCTGGTCAATGGCAAGGGGCAATGGGTCGACGCTGAAGTCAAGCAATGCAATGCCAACGGTTGGCACCTGATCACCTCACGCACCCCGGATGACCTCCCGGCTTTCAACCAGGCGATCGCCCAGGCCTTGGCTTGA
- a CDS encoding catalase family protein translates to MSDQPSRTPLPFQSSFEQVPDDEAQTSQELVDTLRSIMQTTYEHRGHSDRSVHAKGHGLLEGEVIVLDNLPPALAQGAFARPGRYPAYLRLSTNPGDILDDKVSTPRGLALKMVGVDGARLPGSEGEQTQDFVMQNAKAFTAATPKDFLKTLKLLAKTTDKAPGSKKVMSAVLRGVEATLEAVGIESGTIKSLGGHPQTHLLGESYSTVVPLLYGSYYAKVAVVPIAPQLTELTDQHLDFEGNPDGLRVAVSDFFQQQGGTWEIRVQLATDLEKMPIEDASVQWPEDLSPYVTVARLEVPMQDTWSDDKVRQIDDGMAFSPWHGLAAHRPLGGVMRTRKPAYTMSANFRSEHNGCPIHEPRSGCPMHAADKES, encoded by the coding sequence ATGAGCGACCAACCAAGCCGTACCCCCTTGCCCTTCCAGTCGAGTTTCGAACAGGTTCCTGATGACGAGGCCCAGACCAGCCAGGAACTGGTCGACACTCTGCGCTCGATCATGCAGACCACCTACGAGCACCGTGGTCATTCCGATCGCAGCGTGCATGCCAAGGGCCATGGGTTGCTGGAAGGCGAGGTGATCGTGCTCGACAACCTGCCGCCGGCGCTGGCCCAGGGCGCCTTTGCCCGCCCCGGGCGCTACCCGGCGTATCTGCGGCTGTCGACCAACCCTGGCGACATCCTCGACGACAAGGTCTCCACCCCACGCGGTCTGGCGCTGAAGATGGTCGGTGTCGACGGGGCGCGCCTGCCCGGCAGCGAGGGTGAGCAGACCCAGGACTTCGTCATGCAGAACGCCAAGGCCTTCACCGCAGCGACGCCCAAGGACTTTCTCAAGACCCTCAAGCTGCTGGCCAAGACCACCGACAAGGCGCCTGGCAGCAAGAAGGTCATGTCGGCCGTGCTGCGCGGTGTCGAAGCCACGCTGGAAGCTGTGGGTATCGAAAGCGGCACGATCAAGAGCCTGGGTGGCCATCCGCAGACCCACCTGCTGGGCGAAAGCTACTCCACGGTAGTGCCGCTGCTGTACGGCTCGTACTACGCCAAGGTGGCGGTGGTGCCGATAGCGCCGCAGCTCACCGAACTCACCGACCAGCACCTGGACTTCGAAGGCAACCCTGACGGCCTGCGGGTGGCGGTCAGCGACTTCTTCCAGCAGCAGGGCGGCACGTGGGAAATCCGCGTGCAACTGGCCACCGACCTGGAAAAAATGCCCATCGAAGACGCCTCGGTACAGTGGCCAGAAGACCTTAGCCCCTACGTCACCGTGGCGCGCCTGGAAGTGCCGATGCAAGACACCTGGTCGGACGACAAGGTCAGGCAAATCGACGACGGCATGGCCTTCAGCCCCTGGCATGGCCTGGCCGCGCACCGCCCGCTGGGTGGTGTGATGCGCACGCGCAAACCGGCTTACACGATGTCCGCCAACTTCCGCAGCGAGCACAACGGCTGCCCTATCCATGAGCCGCGCAGTGGCTGCCCGATGCACGCCGCCGATAAAGAAAGTTAA
- a CDS encoding FdhF/YdeP family oxidoreductase, which translates to MSLIHPHPHYKPYQSAAGGWGSARSVMHILWHEQALTTATPALLKQNKPKGFACVSCAWAKPGNPHALEFCENGAKATAWEVTRLRTGPEFFARHSLTELRGWTDNALEQHGRLTHPLRYDPLSDRYQETTWAEAYAGIARQLKALPPEQVVFYASGRASLEASFMYQLLARAYGNNNLPDSSNMCHESTSVGLQESIGVPVGTVTLEDFEHTDCIFFFGQNVGSNSPRMLHPLQEARKRQVPIITFNPLRERGLERFVNPQSPVEMIGPESTVISTQYHQVKIGGDLAAVTGIIKAVLALEAQQGGVLDHGFIAEHTDGIDSLRGLVDSQSWEVLERHSGLSRTAMEAAATVYARSERVMVIFGMGITQHRKGVDAVQMLVNLLLLRGNIGRPGAGICPVRGHSNVQGQRTVGITEDPAKVPADKLLALFNIRVPERKGLATVDTCEGILDGSVKGFIGMGGNFLRAIPDTDRMEPAWADLTLNVQVATKLNRTHLVPGQHTWLLPCLGHIEIDRQEGIEQVYSTEDSTGVMRAWQGTTEPASEHLRSEVAIIAGLAEHTLHGDCQVPWDAWRHDYALIRTAISATYPDIFHDMETRMWQQGGFRRPLAASERKWHTDTGKARFLAPQSLEEDPDTRVDADRRDVLNLMTLRSNDQFNTTIYGYEDRFRGVSGTRSVLFLNRSDVVRLGFAAGDWVSVRTAIEPQVRREVGPLQILVYDIPEGCAAGYYPECNPLVPLWHHAERSKVPAAKSIPVTLHRAEPGQEDLAYALDEADQVR; encoded by the coding sequence ATGTCGCTCATTCATCCCCATCCGCACTACAAGCCCTATCAATCGGCCGCCGGCGGCTGGGGATCGGCCCGCTCGGTCATGCATATCCTCTGGCACGAGCAGGCGCTCACCACCGCCACGCCCGCGCTATTGAAGCAGAACAAGCCCAAGGGGTTCGCCTGTGTCAGCTGTGCCTGGGCCAAGCCGGGCAACCCCCACGCGCTGGAATTCTGCGAGAACGGGGCCAAGGCCACGGCGTGGGAAGTGACCCGGCTGCGCACAGGTCCGGAGTTCTTTGCCCGGCACAGCCTGACCGAGCTGCGTGGCTGGACCGACAATGCGCTGGAGCAACACGGGCGCCTGACCCATCCGCTGCGCTACGACCCGCTCAGCGACCGCTACCAGGAAACCACCTGGGCCGAGGCCTACGCGGGCATCGCTCGCCAGCTCAAGGCGCTGCCCCCCGAACAGGTGGTGTTCTACGCCTCGGGGCGTGCTTCGCTGGAGGCGTCGTTCATGTACCAGTTGCTCGCCCGCGCCTACGGCAACAACAACCTGCCGGACAGCTCCAACATGTGCCACGAGAGCACCTCGGTGGGCTTGCAGGAGAGCATCGGCGTGCCGGTCGGCACCGTGACGCTGGAAGATTTCGAACACACCGACTGCATCTTCTTCTTCGGCCAGAACGTGGGCAGCAACAGCCCGCGCATGCTCCATCCGCTGCAGGAGGCGCGTAAGCGTCAGGTACCCATCATCACCTTCAACCCGCTGCGTGAGCGGGGCCTGGAGCGCTTCGTCAATCCGCAGTCGCCCGTGGAGATGATCGGTCCGGAGTCGACGGTCATCAGTACTCAATACCACCAAGTGAAGATCGGCGGCGACCTGGCCGCTGTCACCGGCATCATCAAGGCGGTGCTGGCGCTGGAAGCCCAGCAAGGCGGTGTGCTCGACCACGGCTTCATCGCCGAGCACACCGACGGCATCGACAGCCTGCGGGGTCTGGTAGACAGCCAGTCGTGGGAGGTACTGGAGCGTCACAGTGGCCTGAGCCGAACGGCCATGGAAGCTGCCGCCACCGTATATGCGCGCAGCGAACGGGTGATGGTGATTTTCGGCATGGGCATCACCCAGCACCGCAAGGGCGTGGATGCGGTGCAGATGCTGGTCAACCTGCTGCTGTTGCGCGGCAACATCGGCAGGCCTGGGGCAGGCATCTGCCCGGTGCGCGGCCATTCCAACGTACAAGGCCAGCGTACCGTGGGCATCACCGAAGATCCGGCAAAGGTGCCGGCCGACAAGTTGCTCGCGCTGTTCAACATCCGCGTGCCCGAGCGCAAGGGCCTGGCGACGGTGGACACCTGCGAGGGCATCCTCGACGGCAGCGTAAAAGGCTTCATCGGCATGGGCGGCAACTTCCTGCGCGCCATTCCCGACACCGACCGCATGGAACCGGCGTGGGCCGACCTGACCCTGAACGTGCAGGTGGCGACCAAGCTCAACCGCACGCACCTGGTGCCTGGCCAGCACACCTGGTTGCTGCCGTGTCTGGGCCATATCGAGATCGATCGTCAGGAAGGCATCGAGCAGGTCTACAGCACCGAAGACAGCACCGGGGTGATGCGCGCCTGGCAGGGCACGACCGAGCCTGCCAGCGAGCATCTGCGCTCGGAGGTGGCGATCATCGCAGGGCTTGCCGAGCACACGCTGCACGGCGATTGCCAGGTGCCATGGGATGCCTGGCGCCACGATTATGCGCTGATTCGCACAGCGATCAGCGCAACCTACCCGGACATCTTCCATGACATGGAAACCCGCATGTGGCAGCAGGGGGGCTTCCGTCGCCCACTGGCTGCCAGCGAACGCAAGTGGCACACCGACACCGGCAAGGCACGCTTTTTGGCGCCCCAGAGCCTGGAAGAAGACCCCGACACCCGCGTCGATGCCGATCGGCGCGATGTGCTCAACCTGATGACGCTGCGCAGCAATGACCAGTTCAACACCACCATCTATGGCTATGAAGATCGCTTCCGCGGCGTCAGCGGCACCCGCAGCGTGCTGTTTCTCAACCGCAGCGATGTCGTGCGGCTGGGCTTTGCTGCCGGTGATTGGGTCAGTGTGCGCACCGCCATCGAGCCGCAAGTGCGCCGCGAGGTCGGCCCGTTGCAGATTCTGGTCTACGACATCCCCGAGGGCTGTGCGGCCGGCTACTACCCTGAGTGCAATCCGTTGGTGCCACTGTGGCATCACGCCGAGCGCAGCAAGGTGCCTGCGGCCAAGTCGATCCCGGTGACCCTGCACCGCGCCGAACCTGGCCAGGAGGATCTGGCCTATGCCCTGGATGAGGCCGATCAGGTCCGTTGA